The Brassica napus cultivar Da-Ae chromosome A5 unlocalized genomic scaffold, Da-Ae chrA05_Random_3, whole genome shotgun sequence genome contains a region encoding:
- the LOC125594264 gene encoding pentatricopeptide repeat-containing protein At1g31920 — protein sequence MITSSPLIQSLLASRDDVNHNPEVNSFRAKEQECLYLLKRCNNIEEFKQVHAKFIKLSLFSSSPFSASSVLATCAHSGWENSMNYAASIFRGIDDPCTFDYNTMIRGYVNETSFEDALCVYSEMVEEGVEPDNFTYPFVLKACTRLKSVREGKQIHGHVFKLGFEADVFVQNSLINMYGRCGEMTLSSAVFERMESKTAASWSSMVSARAGVGMWSDCLMLFREMCRETGLKAEESGMVSALSACANTGALDLGMSIHAYLLRNISQLNIAVKTSLVDMYAKCGCLDKALRIFKKMESRNSLTYSAMISGLALHGEGEAALRMFSEMIEQGIESDHVVYVSVLNACSHSGLVKEGRRVFEDMLKEGKVEPTAEHYGCLVDLLGRAGLLEEALETIQNMAVEHNDVVWRSFLSSCRVHENVELGKVAARELVKLSSHNPGDYLVISNMYAQAQMWEDVARVRTEMANKGLKQTPGFSIVEVKGKTHRFVSQDRFHPQCKKIYKMLHQMEWQLKFEGYTPDVTQVLLSVDEEEKRERLKGHSLKVALAFALLYTPPGSIIRIARNLRMCSDCHTYTKKISMIYEREIVVRDRNRFHLFKGGTCSCKDYW from the coding sequence ATGATAACGTCGTCACCACTTATACAGTCTCTATTGGCTTCTAGAGACGATGTAAATCACAACCCAGAGGTCAACAGCTTTAGAGCAAAAGAGCAAGAGTGTTTATACCTCTTGAAGAGATGCAACAACATAGAAGAGTTCAAGCAAGTCCACGCCAAGTTCATCAAGCTCAGTTTATTCTCCTCTTCTCCCTTCTCAGCGAGCAGCGTTCTCGCAACGTGCGCTCACTCGGGATGGGAGAACAGTATGAACTACGCAGCGTCCATTTTCAGAGGAATCGATGATCCGTGTACCTTTGATTACAATACAATGATCAGAGGGTATGTCAACGAGACAAGTTTCGAGGATGCGTTGTGTGTTTACAGTGAGATGGTAGAGGAAGGGGTTGAGCCGGATAACTTCACGTACCCGTTTGTTCTCAAGGCTTGCACTCGTTTGAAGTCGGTTCGTGAAGGGAAGCAGATTCATGGGCACGTGTTTAAGCTCGGGTTTGAAGCTGATGTGTTTGTTCAGAACAGTTTGATCAATATGTATGGAAGATGTGGAGAGATGACACTTTCTTCAGCGGTTTTCGAGAGAATGGAGTCCAAAACAGCTGCGTCGTGGAGCTCGATGGTGTCAGCTCGTGCAGGAGTTGGAATGTGGAGTGATTGCTTGATGCTGTTCCGTGAAATGTGTAGAGAAACGGGTTTGAAGGCGGAGGAAAGTGGAATGGTTAGTGCTCTCTCGGCTTGTGCTAACACCGGTGCACTTGATCTAGGAATGAGCATTCATGCCTACCTGTTGAGAAACATCAGCCAACTCAACATAGCAGTCAAGACTTCGCTAGTAGATATGTATGCTAAATGCGGGTGCTTAGACAAGGCGTTGCGTATATTTAAGAAGATGGAGAGTAGGAACAGTTTGACTTACAGCGCAATGATCTCAGGACTCGCCTTGCACGGAGAAGGAGAAGCAGCTTTGAGGATGTTCTCAGAGATGATCGAACAAGGTATAGAGTCTGATCATGTAGTGTATGTCAGTGTTCTCAATGCTTGCAGCCACTCTGGTCTTGTCAAAGAAGGCCGTCGAGTGTTTGAGGATATGTTGAAGGAAGGTAAAGTGGAGCCAACTGCTGAGCATTATGGCTGCCTTGTGGATCTTCTAGGAAGAGCTGGTTTGCTGGAGGAAGCCTTGGAGACTATCCAAAACATGGCTGTTGAGCACAACGATGTTGTGTGGAGAAGCTTCTTAAGCTCATGCAGAGTTCATGAGAACGTTGAGCTAGGGAAGGTAGCAGCTCGAGAGCTGGTTAAGCTAAGCTCACACAACCCAGGTGACTATTTGGTGATCTCTAACATGTATGCACAAGCTCAAATGTGGGAAGATGTAGCCAGGGTTCGAACAGAGATGGCTAACAAGGGTTTGAAGCAAACACCGGGTTTTAGTATAGTCGAGGTAAAAGGTAAAACCCACAGGTTTGTTTCACAAGATCGGTTTCACCCACAATGCAAAAAGATCTACAAGATGCTACACCAGATGGAATGGCAGCTAAAATTCGAAGGATATACACCAGATGTGACCCAGGTTTTGCTAAGTgtagatgaagaagagaaaagagagagattaAAAGGACATAGCCTAAAGGTGGCTCTTGCCTTTGCACTACTGTATACACCTCCAGGGTCTATCATTAGAATAGCTAGAAACCTGAGGATGTGTAGTGACTGTCACACTTATACAAAGAAAATCTCCATGATCTACGAAAGAGAGATTGTTGTAAGAGATAGGAACAGGTTTCACCTATTTAAAGGTGGAACTTGCTCTTGTAAAGATTATTGGTAG